atatgcaattttttcatgtaatttgctttgaaatatcttagatatagtatatgaacatatttaaaataataaaatagtatATATATAGTACCACATAGTAGTATATGAGACATGTGGGATAACTACCATCGggtggtaggatggattttccacacacatatatatatatatatatatatatatatatatatatatatatatatatatatatatatatatatatatattgtcaacCGTCTCCAACGCACGGCACATGCCTTGTGGCCTCCGCACAACTCCCCCTCCACCTTATCCTCTCTAGAAGCCTCTCCCAACCGCATGTCGCCGTCCCTTTCTCGGTCTCATCTTCCTCTCGCGCATCTTCCAACCGACGCCGTCTACGCAAGCTAGCCCCCTCTCCCACGCGACCTGTGGTTCATGGAGGCCGGCCCGCATGTTTGCAACATTACGCAAGCCAAAGTTGACCACAACATGGTTCATACTGCGTTTGCAACATGCCTtttgtgtgtgcgcgcgcgcaaaCATCGTGCGCACTGAACGGCAAGGACATACCCTATGTTTCAAATCGTACCGCCGATCGGACGGCTCGTAACGCGCGAATCCATCCAACGGATTGGAAGGCGCCAGGTCATTTCCAGCGGCAAAGACGTGAGCCGACTTGAAACGCGTGAGGACCCACCAGTCAGTCAGCGTGGCACCGGAAGCCAACCGTGTCCGTCTCCGCCCATATATCGCTGGGTCCGTCCCACGGGCAAGCCGCCTCCCCCAGCCCAACCCGAACGGCACGCCCAAACCCAAAGCCAAGTCGCACTCCTCCTCCTATCCTCTTCCTCGCCGAGGCAGCGACCGGCCAGCGCCGCAGCAGCAACCccggccgccgccacctccacCTTCACCGCCCGCGCGTCTCCGATTCGGTGAGTCGCGACGTCCCCCTGCGTTCTTCTGACAAATTCAGTAGGTCGCAATTTCTTCAATTTCCGTGGGAAAGTTGTAGACCCTCCCGGCGCCGCGGCCGCTAGGGCTCTAGATCGCGCCGCGCGGGCGTCGCAGGGGTCCAGATCCGGACGAGCAGGGTTGAGAGGACGGGCTTTTTTGTGCCCTTTTGGTGTTCGATTTTTGAAACCTCGTGGGCGCTCGTCGCAATTCTATGGTTTCGCCGCCGGTCGCGGCTTAGATCTGTCGCGCCTCGTGAATTATTACGTGAACCGTTCTGGTGCGGAATTTCGTGGCCTCGTGAATTTATTATCCGGAATTGCGGATAGATTAGATTTTCCCTAGAAGAGTCTTTGTGGGGAGACAAGTTACCCTGACCTGAGAATTTACCCTGACCGGAATTGTGGTTATTGCAGGCGAATTTGGGGCTGAGGAAAGAGGAGGAGCGACTTGTCTCTGCTCTGGTGGTTGCAACTTCAGGACAAGGTAAGAAAGTGTATAATATGCCTGCACCTACCGCAATCATTGGATCTGTTAGTGCTTATGAATGCGTGGCTGAGTCATGCATGCATGGGCTGTACCTCTGGCAGTACCAGCTGCACTTATTCCTACTAGCCGCCTGGTGCTAGTCAactcatgcttggtttggtttgTTTGAACTGCTGGCAAAAGCTTGGATTGTAGTTCTCTTGTGTGGTCTTCGAGAATAAGCTATATATAGGGAAAAAAAGATTTATAGCTTCCTTCGAGATTTCTGAACTTCAAAGGTTAAGAATTGGAATCGCGTTCAAGTTTAAACTGACGCGATAGAAAGCATTATTCTATAGACCAGTAACTACTAACAAGCTTCATCACATATAGGTCACTTGTTATTCTTGTGAGTTGTTACTAGAGACGCAGAACAAAATTTGGCTCACATATTTCTGTCTGCTCTGAATGTTTAGCAGTTTTGAACCTTTAAGCTATTGTTTTGATATTAAGTGGATAACATGAATAAGTTTGGTACTATTTTGGCGTTGCCTTAGGTTTAAACGAGTCTCACTTTCTCATGGTCACTTGTATTTGCCGATTTCAGGCATTTTCTTCTGGGAAACAAAATATCAGTAGTCCCTTGATTTCTTTCCTTTTACAGTTTCATAACTGGGATTACATTCGAATTTTAAACTGCACTATGCGTAAAAATCAACAGACCTTGTCACATGTGTCAGGTTAATTAGTTTGTTTGTGTATAGTTACCACATCAGTATATGTTTTTGGTAGGATCTGAATGGTTAGCGCAGTTTGGAACCTTTAAGCTACTGTTTTGGTGTTAAGCGGATGTCATGTATCAGTTTAGTGCTACTCTGGTGTTAATATTTTCTTAGACATGCCACACTCTGTAAAGTATttgttggttgcaaggatttggCTTCACTATGCTTTGAAATGTCTGATATTAGATATCATTTGGTTGCCAAAATATCTTTGTTTCAGTTGTCTAAAGCTATTGCTCTACTTACTGATTTGATTTACACACTTCTTCTCTAGCATGCTGGATAATCCTAGATGTTCAGTAAACTAACAGTGTTTTCTCTCTTCTATGAGATGCACTTCCTTGCATCATTTCACGGCCCTGCAGGTTTTGAGCTTTTGTCTGTTTCGCTGGGATGGATGCCAAGAAGTTCCTGCAGATGGTCGAAGACAAGAAGAAGAGACTCCTTGAGAAGAAGGAAGCCCCACTGAAATGGCAGCAGAAACTGGAAGCGGCAATTAAGGCCACTGAAGAGAAGGAGAAGAAGCTCAAGTCAAAAAAGCACAGGAGGCGAAGCTATTCTTCCTCAGAGTCTGACAGTGAATCCGAGAGCGACAGTGATCGGAAACACAGGAAGAGGAAGGACCGCAAAAGGCACAGGAAACATGGCCACTCTGACTCTGATGGTGCCAGGAGGTGCAAGCACAGGTCAAAGAGGAGGAGCTCGGACTCTAGCGACGAGAGCGACAGTGATGAATATGATAGCGAATCTGAAGAAGAGCGCCCAAGGAAGAAGCACTCGCACAGGAGGAAGCATCACCGACACTCTCCAAGGTCAGAGTCTGATGCTTCAGATTacagcagcgatgatgatgaccGGAGATCAACCAGGAAGGACCACACAAGGAGCCGCAGGCGTCGCCACCGATCATCAGACGATGAATCTGAGGACAAGATCAGGTTGAGGCATAGGAAGCGTCACAGATCAAGTGACGAGGACAAGCCATTAGATTCTGACATCCATAAGCGTCACAGGAGCCGCTCTATGTCCTTGGATGATGGTGCTGCTGGTGAGCCAGACAAGATGAATGATGGTAAGGGGTCTCACAAAagccgccaccaccgccgccaccaccatcatgatcaccatggCAACTCTGCTGAACCCAGTGACGGGAAGCAACTCGTGTAAGTTGTTAATGCCTCAGAACCTGATTGGCGTCATCACTGGGCTCTGTGACGGGAAGGTTTGCCCCAGTTGGCTAGTTGCTGAATGAAAGCATGTATCTTTCATAATGTTACTGTCTCAGCTCTGCTGCGACTTCTGAAGCCTGTACTTGTTGTACCGAAACATTTGGCGAAACCAGATGTTATTTCCAGCGTTTCCTCTGTTGACATATGTTTGCTTGCTGATTTGATGGTTAAACATGCCTGTTTCATTTGCTGCAAGTTTACTATTGCATTTTTGTTTGTTGAGCCATACTACGGTGGATCATATGCTGCTATGTCTACACATTTTTTTGCGGGACACTAGCCACGCGTACACATTTTTTGTGGTATGCAAGCATTCTGTGGCGGTGCAGCAGAGAAGTACGAAACACTATGTTTGGGTGAGCTTTTCTGTTTGAATGCTTGTCATATTTTGTTTGAACGATAATTGTATGAGAACACATGTTCCCCAAGTGTTGCACAATGACTTTATCGGGAGCAAACAAACAACAAAACTACTGTGCCGACGGCAACGATGGATGATTGAACGGTGCTATCCCGCTTTGCTCTAGGCAAAGACGACTTGATTTACAAGCATTCTGTGGCGGTGCAGCAGAAAAGTACGAAACACTGTTTGGGTTGGGGCTAGAGCTTTTCTGTTTGAATGCTTGCCATACTTTGTTTGAACGACGATTGTATGAACAAACAACAAAACTACTGTGTGGACGACGATGATGGAGGATTGAACGGTGCATAATTTTACAGCTTATGTTCTGCACAGTTAGAAAATCATTAAGAATTTGTTCTGGGCATAGCAGCGTTCAACACACAATGGACGACAATAATGGAGGATTGAACTGTGCACATTTTTCCGGCTTGATGTTCTTCACTGTTAGAAAACCATTAAGAATTTGTTGCGGGCATAGGAGCGTTCAACAAACAATTAGACCGACAACAACCCTAGCGTTTGTACCAAATATAAATTCCGCTCCCCTTCCCACACCAAAAACCATTTGATGTGGCATCCCTAGATCACCTTCATATTTGGAACAGTGTGGTTTTACGTCTACTCAATGTGCGTACCTGTTATAATCAATCATATGAGCAAGTGATATAATAGTGACATATCCACACCTATAAACAACCTTTTTTACAGAAGAAAGAAAAGAGTACAAACAACACATCCTGTTAGTACACAAAAGATGCCTTCAATTGATATCATAAAAGTTCAACAGCGCAGCAAAGTGCAGTAGTAGTTGCTACACGCTCTCGACATAACTCAGCATATGGCTACAGCGAACTGACCCCTCCCGGCCATGGTCGGAGTTCGACATTGAGGTCCCCACGAGCTCCAGACAGCTCTTTCAGGCGGCGACACGCTAGGAGATCGGAGATGGACGGCGTGCCAAATTCCGGGAAGACAGATGGCTTGACGGCTTTAGGGTGCAGGAGCTGGCACCGACGATCTATGACATGATACAGCCGTCCACCAGGACAGAGAGGATAGTGGtacaggccttgacgaactcgaCGTGGGCTAGAGACGTTGGTCGGAGCTCTCGGCGCAGGCACTTCATAAGTACATGATCCTTTGGGACCGCCTAGCTCACACCCACCTGAACCACAAGGCCATGGACTCAGTTACGTGGGCCTGGGAGAAGAGTGGCGAATACTCGGTCAGATCGCCCTACCAAGCAAGATTCATGGGACGCGAGATCATTCCCACGGCAGACTTCACTTGGAAATCGAGGGCACCGCTGAGATGCCGCTTCTTCGCTTGGATAGCTCTGCAGAACAGATGTTGGACCTCAGATCGGCTTGCCAGGCGCGGACTTGACCACCAGGAGGCATGCCCTTTCTGCGACCAGCATGAAGAGAGCATCGACCACATTCTACTCCACTGTGTCTTTGCACGACAGGTTTGGTCCATCATTTGTACGACGATGAACAAGCCCAACTGGACACCTCGACAGGGATCATCACTTTCGGACTGGTGCATCACCACTCAAGACCTGGGCAGGAGGACCAAGGATGGTAGGGCTGTCTATCTCCTGACAATGTGGGAGCTATGGAAGCACCGCAACGCCATTGTGTTCGATGGGGCCTCTCCCTCCATACGTACGATTGTCCACCACATTGAGGACGAGGGGCGTGCTTGGAGCAAAGTTGGGATCCTCAAGGGAgacatacactagtagaaaacggggcaaaggtcacagggcagttttcacattagccccggttcagtcacgaaccgggacccatgggggcattcgtcccggttcgtgagcccagggggccggccggggcctcgtgggcattggtcccggttcgtatggaaccatttgtcccggttcgagccacgaaccgggactaatggtcctcgctcatggcccacaaccatttgtcccggttcttggcatgaaccgggacagaaggcccggatttagtaccggttcatgccacgaaccgggaccaatgaggtgcctatatataccccatcgccacggcagagcactccacagtgctctgtttttctctggccggcgaggggagggcattgtggtgctctagctcacctcctatgcacatgaggtgttcgatgaaatgcccgagccacactagttaatctttctcctctcgaaactcgacctccgagctccattttcctcgagatttgtctaggtttagcggcccgtcacgtcccattcccgtcttcaccgtcgtcgaccgcccgcgccgatctcgtcgccggcaacaccgtggtgagcctcttgttcttatcttctttttgaaagaaaaaaaattcttactttagatagatacttgtctaatttgcttactattttattccttcttattacatagtgcgatggttttggtatccggccccgtcggccctcgtcctgtctatgattcggatgtggtatatattatctttttataactatttgattcatttattgtttatgacaaatataccgaccagcgtgacatagattttatctatctaggaggtggttgaaccggaaattctaaccgaccctattgtcgagaggttaaatttagttgaagaagaaaacaattacttgaaggaaaaaataaaaaaaattgaggaggagaagatgatattggagttgcatgttgcagatgtcgtcgatgatcacaagatcaagatggatgcaatgcgcttgaagattagaaagattagaaaatatgccattcataccgaggcttggtatcattatgccgttggatcaattgttaccttggttgcgattatgatcgcatttgttttcgcattgaaatgttttacatagtttcaatgtatggtttaattaattagatgctctggagagctatatatatgttgttagatgagaactatgtatgtactttggttctaatgtgatgatgaacttctattaatttggtcacttaattatctcttcatgatgttctgtaatggtttttgacacacttaattatatataatgcacgcagatgaaccggcaatggatgtacggtgacagacacacctccgagtacattaagggcgtgcatgattttctcgaagtggctgaggcaaacaagcagaatggttttatgtgttgtccatgccctacatgtgggaatacgaagtcttactctgaccggaaaatccttcatgcccacttgctttacaagggtttcatgccacactataatgtttggacgaggcacggagaaatgggggttatgatggaagacgacgaagaagaagaggacgatgacaactatgtgccccctgaatacggtgatgctgcaacgggggaagctgctgaagatcaagaggaaccagacgatgtgcccaatgatgctgcaaggggggaagctgctgaagatgaagaggaaccagtgcccgatgatgatgatctccgccgggtcattgtcgatgcaaggacgcaatgcgaaagtaaaaaggagaagctgaagttcgatcgcatgttagaggataaaaagggttgtaccccaattgcgaagatggcaacacaaagctcggtaccatactggaattgctgcagtggaaggcagagaatgctgtgcctgacaaaggatttgagaagctattgaaaatattgaagaagaagcttccaaaggataacgaattgcccgacagtacatacgcagcaaagaaggtcgtatgccctctaggattggaggtgcagaagatacatgcatgccctaatgactgcatcctctaccgcggtgcgtacaaggatctgaacgcatgcccggtatgcggtgcattgcggtataagatcagacgagatgaccctggtgatgttgacggcgagccccccaggaagagggttcctgcgaaggtgatgtggtatgctcctataataccacggttgaaacgtctgttcagaaacgaagagcatgccaagttgatgcgatggcacagtgaggaccgtaagaaagacgggaagttgagagcacccgctgacgggtcgcagtggagaaaaatcgagagaaagtactgggctgagtttgcagctgacccaaggaacgtatggtttggtttaagcgcggatggcattaatcctttcgaggagcagagcagcaatcacagcacctggcccgtgactctatgtatgtataaccttcctccttggatgtgcatgaagcggaagttcattatgatgccagttctcatccaaggccctaagcaacccggcaacgacattgatgtgtacctaaggccattagttgaagaacttttacaactgtggactggaaacggtgtacgtacgtgggatgagcacaaacaggaggaatttaacatgcacgcgttgctgtttgtaaccatcaacgattggcccgctctcagtaacctttcaggacagacaaacaagggataccacgcatgcacgcactgtttagatgacactgaaagtatatacctggacaaaagcagaaAGAATGTGTagctgggccatcgtcgatttcttccgaccaaccatcaatgtcgaaagaaaggcaagcatttcaaaggcgaggcagatcaccggaagaaacccgccatgcgtaccagtgatcacgtacttgctatggtcaatgatttacacgtaatctttggaaagggtcccggcggactagctgttctgaatgacgttgagggacacgcacccatgtggaagaagaaatctatattttgggacctaccctactggaaagagctagatgtccgctcttcaatcgacgtgatgcacgtgacgaagaacctttgcgtgaacctgctaggcttcttgggcgtgtatgggaagacaaaagatacacctgaggcacgggaggacctgcaacgtttgcacgaaaaagacggcatgcctccgaagcagtatgaaggtcctgccagctacgctcttacgaaagaagagaaagaaatcttctttgaatgcctgctcagtatgaaggtcccgactggcttctcgtcaaatataaagggaataataaatatgccagagaaaaagttccagaacctaaagtctcatgactgccacgtgattatgacgcaactgcttccggttgcattgagggggcttctaccggaaaacgtccgattagccattgtgaagctatgtgcatttctcaatgcaatctcttagaaggtgatcgatccagaaatcataccaaggctaaggagtgatgtggtgcaatgtcttgttagtttcgagctggtgttcccaccatccttcttcaatatcatgacgcacgtcctagtt
The Aegilops tauschii subsp. strangulata cultivar AL8/78 chromosome 3, Aet v6.0, whole genome shotgun sequence genome window above contains:
- the LOC109757125 gene encoding uncharacterized protein — encoded protein: MDAKKFLQMVEDKKKRLLEKKEAPLKWQQKLEAAIKATEEKEKKLKSKKHRRRSYSSSESDSESESDSDRKHRKRKDRKRHRKHGHSDSDGARRCKHRSKRRSSDSSDESDSDEYDSESEEERPRKKHSHRRKHHRHSPRSESDASDYSSDDDDRRSTRKDHTRSRRRRHRSSDDESEDKIRLRHRKRHRSSDEDKPLDSDIHKRHRSRSMSLDDGAAGEPDKMNDGKGSHKSRHHRRHHHHDHHGNSAEPSDGKQLV